One region of Candidatus Omnitrophota bacterium genomic DNA includes:
- a CDS encoding class I SAM-dependent methyltransferase, producing the protein MENYWKMKSCGIDRGAVQKGIIETYPLSACRKPSEAHKLWLKHVLSAGSVLDFGAGDLRFKKFACDNGFKGNYKTLDIADGISYDYRDISQVKEKFDLILCFEVIEHLPLESFLKLIKSFKDILNEKGTLIITTPNIHHINHFWKTDVTHIRPYPYTDLCAILKNQGYGNLKVYRLVWRNYGRFRFFIKRILAYFLEVDCATNICVIAERF; encoded by the coding sequence ATGGAAAATTACTGGAAGATGAAGAGCTGTGGCATAGATCGGGGTGCCGTACAAAAAGGAATTATCGAGACATACCCATTATCGGCCTGCCGAAAACCTTCCGAGGCGCATAAGTTGTGGCTTAAACATGTCCTTTCCGCAGGCAGTGTTCTTGATTTCGGCGCCGGAGATTTGAGATTTAAAAAATTCGCCTGTGACAATGGATTTAAAGGAAATTACAAAACTCTGGATATAGCGGACGGTATCTCATACGATTACCGGGATATATCCCAGGTGAAAGAAAAATTCGACCTTATCCTGTGTTTTGAGGTTATTGAGCACCTTCCGTTGGAATCATTTTTAAAACTGATCAAATCTTTTAAAGATATTTTGAACGAAAAAGGGACGCTTATAATCACCACCCCGAATATTCATCATATAAATCATTTCTGGAAGACGGACGTTACACATATAAGGCCGTATCCATACACGGATCTATGCGCCATATTGAAAAACCAGGGATACGGTAATCTTAAAGTTTATCGGTTGGTATGGCGTAATTACGGCCGCTTCAGATTTTTCATAAAGAGGATCCTGGCATATTTCCTGGAAGTTGATTGTGCCACCAATATTTGTGTTATCGCAGAGCGGTTTTAG
- a CDS encoding glycosyltransferase — MKKNKVLMISYLWPPMEDVGVGRALKFAKYLSDYNWEPVVLTIDRGDARSDYADEAGKIRTIKTDYVDVIEKIKSAIFFKRPASANRSADVKCAGELQRRNHLAEAVRELISIPDERIGWYKFAVQSGMNIIEKEGVDVIFSTSPPETANLIARTLKKKCHIPWVADLRDLWADDHYRQRHPFKKSVLRFMEKRVLKDADAVITVSEPWAETLRANSSGCDRVKVIENGFDEDEFSGKSYKKNDKLVIAYTGKLHKTYQPLEAFFKALRDLVGEGLISSDKIDVRFYVFGYDKPDIKTLAVRYGISSIVHEYGRTGREEALKIQRAADALLFVQWQGAGGDGWYSAKIYDYIGARRPILAIAKDGGIVSGLIKKVSGGIVADGEEALKNAILKLYDEYIKNSSVRYAGDENEVLKQTRYARTGELAGILNSVIKHG, encoded by the coding sequence TTGAAGAAGAATAAGGTTCTGATGATATCGTATCTGTGGCCTCCCATGGAAGACGTAGGGGTGGGCAGGGCATTAAAGTTTGCAAAGTATCTTTCCGATTATAACTGGGAACCCGTAGTCCTTACTATAGATCGCGGAGATGCCCGTTCTGACTATGCGGACGAAGCGGGCAAAATAAGGACTATCAAGACGGATTACGTGGATGTTATCGAAAAAATAAAGAGTGCCATATTTTTTAAACGCCCGGCTTCGGCGAACCGATCCGCCGATGTAAAATGCGCAGGCGAGCTTCAAAGACGAAATCATTTGGCGGAAGCCGTTCGCGAGCTTATCTCTATACCCGACGAAAGAATAGGATGGTATAAATTTGCGGTTCAGTCCGGTATGAATATTATCGAAAAAGAAGGCGTAGATGTCATATTCAGTACATCGCCTCCCGAAACGGCTAACTTGATAGCGCGAACGTTAAAAAAGAAATGCCACATACCATGGGTTGCCGATCTTAGGGATCTTTGGGCTGATGACCATTATCGGCAAAGGCATCCGTTTAAAAAATCTGTTTTAAGGTTTATGGAAAAGCGTGTGCTAAAAGATGCGGATGCGGTGATAACGGTATCTGAACCTTGGGCTGAAACGCTTCGCGCTAATTCTTCCGGCTGTGACAGGGTAAAGGTGATAGAGAACGGATTTGACGAAGACGAATTTTCAGGCAAAAGCTACAAGAAGAACGATAAATTAGTCATCGCATACACCGGTAAACTGCACAAAACCTATCAGCCGTTAGAAGCTTTTTTTAAAGCTCTGAGGGATCTGGTCGGCGAAGGCCTGATAAGCAGTGATAAGATCGATGTCCGGTTTTATGTTTTCGGATATGATAAGCCGGATATAAAAACGCTCGCAGTCAGGTATGGAATTAGTTCAATAGTACATGAATATGGCAGGACCGGCCGCGAGGAAGCGCTGAAGATACAGCGCGCGGCTGATGCGTTGCTGTTCGTTCAGTGGCAGGGCGCGGGCGGGGATGGATGGTATTCGGCCAAGATATATGACTACATAGGAGCAAGGCGGCCTATCCTGGCCATAGCCAAAGACGGAGGTATCGTGTCCGGCCTTATCAAAAAAGTCTCCGGCGGCATAGTTGCCGACGGGGAAGAAGCTTTGAAAAACGCTATTCTGAAACTTTATGACGAGTATATTAAAA